In Trichocoleus desertorum NBK24, the following are encoded in one genomic region:
- a CDS encoding rhodanese-like domain-containing protein: MDAFFSLLPRPPALRSKSRVYDLKARLDWGEPALTIIDVRDRNQFNFSHITGAISIPLDELPARTLDCLEFDRDLYIYGDIDEEAAEAAAKLRSAGYHNVSELRGGLPAWKAVGYPIEATLTTQS, encoded by the coding sequence ATGGACGCGTTCTTTAGCCTTCTCCCTCGGCCTCCAGCGCTACGCTCCAAGTCCCGCGTTTACGATCTCAAAGCTCGCCTAGATTGGGGTGAACCCGCACTGACTATTATTGATGTGCGCGATCGCAACCAATTCAACTTCAGCCACATCACAGGCGCGATTTCCATCCCCCTAGATGAACTTCCCGCCCGCACCTTAGATTGCCTAGAGTTCGATCGCGATTTGTACATCTACGGCGATATTGACGAAGAAGCCGCCGAAGCCGCCGCTAAACTGCGATCCGCCGGATACCACAATGTCTCAGAGTTGCGGGGTGGATTGCCTGCCTGGAAAGCAGTCGGTTATCCGATTGAAGCAACGCTCACCACACAAAGCTGA
- the murF gene encoding UDP-N-acetylmuramoyl-tripeptide--D-alanyl-D-alanine ligase, giving the protein MPCRVTLSQLVEILHATPLNLSSVDLAHQATGIGTDTRSLQPGEVFVALRGERFNGHRFVGAALDQGAIAVIVDQAYEETPPREKTGALPLLQVPDTLQAYQAIARWWRDQCAIPVVAVTGSVGKTTTKELIGAVLATQGRVLKTQANYNNEIGVPKTLLELEPEHDYAVIEMGMRGPGEIALLTQIARPDIAVITNVGTAHIGRLGSEEAIAQAKCELLAEMAPTGIAILNHDSPLLLPTAATVWSGKTISYGLAGGDFQGRLVDVNTLTVEGMEFPLPLPGQHNALNYLAALAVAKCLNISWEALQAGLAVNLPSGRAKRHELPNDVVILDETYNAGLESMIAALQLLAQTPGQRRIAVLGTMKELGERSPEFHQQVGAMVAQLGLDYLLILADPAESAAMVAGAVGVATEEFDGHEAVVARLRQLVQPGDRLLFKASRAVALDRVVDGFCQEFQSGSLL; this is encoded by the coding sequence ATGCCTTGTCGTGTCACCCTATCCCAGCTCGTAGAGATTCTGCACGCCACACCTCTTAACCTCTCTAGCGTAGATTTGGCGCACCAAGCAACAGGCATTGGTACCGATACTCGCAGTCTCCAACCCGGAGAAGTGTTTGTCGCTTTGCGGGGTGAAAGGTTTAATGGTCATAGATTTGTCGGTGCTGCTCTAGACCAAGGTGCGATCGCGGTAATTGTAGATCAAGCTTACGAGGAAACTCCGCCACGGGAAAAGACTGGGGCTCTGCCGCTGCTTCAAGTGCCAGATACGTTACAGGCGTATCAAGCGATCGCGCGGTGGTGGCGAGATCAATGTGCGATTCCAGTGGTGGCTGTGACGGGCTCAGTGGGCAAAACCACCACTAAGGAACTGATTGGCGCGGTGTTGGCAACCCAGGGACGAGTGCTGAAAACGCAAGCCAATTACAACAACGAAATTGGAGTGCCGAAAACCCTACTGGAACTTGAGCCAGAGCATGACTATGCCGTGATTGAAATGGGCATGCGAGGTCCGGGAGAAATTGCTCTGCTCACGCAAATTGCACGGCCTGATATTGCGGTGATTACCAACGTGGGAACAGCGCATATTGGACGGCTAGGCTCAGAGGAGGCGATCGCGCAAGCCAAGTGTGAGTTGCTAGCGGAAATGGCTCCCACAGGAATCGCAATTCTCAATCACGACAGCCCTCTGTTATTGCCGACTGCCGCGACGGTCTGGTCGGGTAAAACTATCAGCTATGGTTTAGCGGGTGGAGATTTTCAAGGACGCTTAGTCGATGTCAATACCCTAACCGTAGAGGGGATGGAGTTTCCCTTGCCCTTACCAGGGCAACACAATGCTCTCAATTATTTGGCTGCTCTCGCGGTTGCCAAATGCTTGAACATTAGCTGGGAAGCATTGCAGGCAGGTTTGGCGGTTAATTTACCCAGTGGTCGTGCTAAACGCCATGAGCTACCCAATGATGTGGTGATTTTGGACGAGACTTACAACGCTGGTCTGGAGTCGATGATTGCGGCTTTGCAGTTACTGGCTCAAACTCCGGGTCAGCGTCGTATTGCTGTGCTGGGCACGATGAAGGAGTTGGGGGAGCGATCGCCAGAGTTTCACCAGCAAGTAGGGGCGATGGTAGCGCAACTGGGCTTAGACTATTTGCTGATTTTGGCTGATCCAGCGGAAAGTGCAGCGATGGTGGCTGGAGCGGTGGGGGTTGCGACGGAAGAGTTTGATGGGCATGAGGCGGTGGTGGCGCGGTTAAGGCAGTTGGTGCAACCGGGCGATCGCTTGTTGTTTAAGGCATCAAGGGCGGTGGCGTTGGATCGGGTGGTGGATGGGTTTTGTCAGGAATTTCAGTCGGGTTCTCTGCTGTAA
- the mutL gene encoding DNA mismatch repair endonuclease MutL, with translation MAPRIQTLPLEVVHLIAAGEVIDSLAAVVRELVENALDAGATRIAIALWPDQWRVRVADNGSGMDLTDLKQAATPHSTSKIQASEDLWKITSLGFRGEALHSLAQLAELEVLSRLHSNQAGWQVSYNTQGEPIRVEPVAIAPGTVITASNLFGIWPARREGLPSPTQQLRLIQLTIHQIALCHPHVTWQVEQNDRPWFSIWSGEDAKPVLAQILRSSHLSDLHALAIANPRTAPNLDTPTSNPASLEKLQLVLGLPDRCHRRRPDWVRVAINGRIVKAPELEQTILAAFRRTLPRDRYPVCFVHLQVPSDQIDWNRHPAKAEVYLHQMSDWQEAITQAIAQALHFSPAQLTESYQSERIGQLLKVAEADGVYQVSRTIPVEPETPNPTETEQPPPSQLLELKAVAQVSNTYIVVEHPAGMWLVEQHIAHERVLYEQLCDRWHLVPLNPPVVLNQLSASQREQLQRLGLEVEQFGEQLWAIRTAPDLLAKREDCPAALWELSLGGDLESALVATACRSAIRNGTPLTLPEMQTLLDQWQQTRRPHTCPHGRPIYLSLEETALSRFFRRHWVIGKSHGI, from the coding sequence ATGGCACCCAGAATTCAGACCCTGCCTCTAGAGGTAGTTCATTTAATTGCGGCTGGAGAAGTGATCGATTCTCTGGCAGCAGTTGTGCGGGAATTAGTCGAAAACGCCCTAGATGCAGGCGCAACCCGTATCGCGATCGCGCTCTGGCCAGATCAATGGCGAGTCCGAGTCGCAGATAACGGCTCTGGCATGGATTTAACCGATTTGAAACAAGCGGCCACACCTCATAGCACCAGCAAAATCCAAGCGAGCGAAGACCTGTGGAAGATCACCAGTTTAGGATTTCGGGGTGAAGCATTACATAGCTTGGCTCAGTTGGCAGAACTAGAAGTTTTGAGTCGGCTCCACAGCAATCAAGCAGGCTGGCAAGTTAGCTACAACACCCAAGGCGAGCCAATCCGAGTCGAACCTGTCGCGATCGCCCCTGGCACCGTCATCACCGCCAGCAACTTGTTTGGCATCTGGCCCGCCCGTCGAGAAGGTCTGCCCTCCCCCACGCAGCAACTGCGCCTGATTCAGCTCACCATTCACCAGATTGCCCTCTGTCACCCCCACGTCACCTGGCAAGTCGAACAAAACGATCGCCCTTGGTTTTCGATTTGGTCAGGCGAAGATGCCAAGCCCGTCTTAGCCCAGATTTTACGAAGTAGTCATCTCAGTGACCTACATGCTCTAGCGATCGCCAACCCCAGAACTGCTCCCAATCTAGACACACCAACTTCCAATCCTGCCAGCCTAGAAAAACTCCAACTAGTACTAGGTCTACCAGACCGTTGTCATCGTCGCCGTCCCGATTGGGTGCGAGTCGCCATTAATGGCCGCATCGTCAAGGCTCCAGAACTAGAGCAAACTATTCTCGCCGCCTTTCGTCGTACCCTCCCCCGCGATCGCTACCCCGTTTGCTTCGTCCACCTGCAAGTCCCTTCCGACCAAATCGATTGGAACCGTCACCCCGCTAAAGCCGAAGTTTATCTACATCAGATGAGCGATTGGCAAGAGGCCATAACCCAAGCGATCGCCCAAGCCCTCCACTTCAGCCCTGCTCAGCTTACAGAGTCTTATCAATCAGAGCGAATCGGGCAGCTATTGAAAGTAGCCGAAGCCGATGGCGTTTATCAAGTCAGCCGCACCATTCCTGTAGAACCTGAAACTCCAAACCCAACTGAAACCGAGCAACCTCCCCCTTCACAGCTTCTAGAACTTAAAGCCGTCGCCCAAGTCAGCAACACCTATATTGTGGTCGAGCATCCTGCTGGGATGTGGTTGGTAGAACAACATATCGCCCATGAGCGCGTCTTGTATGAGCAACTGTGCGATCGCTGGCACCTAGTGCCCCTAAATCCCCCCGTCGTTCTTAACCAACTCTCGGCTTCCCAGCGAGAACAACTACAACGCCTAGGGCTAGAAGTAGAACAATTTGGCGAACAACTGTGGGCCATCCGCACCGCCCCTGACCTATTAGCAAAACGCGAAGACTGCCCTGCTGCCCTCTGGGAACTCAGCTTAGGCGGCGACCTAGAATCCGCGCTCGTTGCCACCGCCTGCCGCAGCGCCATCCGCAACGGCACCCCCCTCACCCTGCCAGAGATGCAAACCCTACTTGATCAGTGGCAACAGACCCGCCGCCCCCACACCTGCCCCCACGGTCGCCCCATCTACCTATCCCTAGAAGAAACCGCCCTATCGCGATTTTTTCGTCGCCATTGGGTAATTGGGAAGAGTCATGGGATTTAG
- a CDS encoding rhodanese-like domain-containing protein, with the protein MENMQDKARSAVDNAAHAADKATHKVADAIDHAKDALPNVTPTPPGLKAESSVHDLKSRLEWGEPALTILDVRDRESFNASHITGAMSMPLDVLVDWAKSSLEPNRDIYVYGSGDQETAQAAQVLQGAGFFNVAQIKGGLEAWKAIDGATDGTIDSQTPPGPEGYNVISALANHTQKQEIDFQ; encoded by the coding sequence ATGGAAAATATGCAAGATAAAGCTAGAAGTGCTGTAGATAATGCTGCCCACGCTGCGGATAAGGCAACCCACAAGGTCGCAGATGCTATTGACCATGCTAAAGATGCGCTGCCCAATGTCACTCCTACCCCTCCTGGCTTGAAGGCTGAGTCTTCGGTGCATGACCTCAAGTCTCGCTTGGAGTGGGGCGAGCCTGCTCTGACAATTTTGGATGTGCGCGATCGCGAAAGCTTTAATGCCAGCCATATCACCGGAGCCATGTCTATGCCGCTAGATGTGCTGGTAGATTGGGCCAAGTCTAGCTTGGAGCCTAACCGGGACATTTATGTTTATGGCAGCGGTGATCAAGAAACCGCTCAAGCCGCACAGGTACTCCAAGGCGCTGGCTTCTTTAACGTTGCCCAGATAAAAGGTGGATTGGAAGCGTGGAAAGCAATCGATGGCGCAACGGATGGCACCATTGACTCCCAAACCCCTCCTGGCCCCGAAGGCTACAACGTGATCTCTGCGCTCGCTAACCACACTCAGAAGCAAGAAATCGATTTCCAATAA